In one Oreochromis aureus strain Israel breed Guangdong linkage group 2, ZZ_aureus, whole genome shotgun sequence genomic region, the following are encoded:
- the LOC116324552 gene encoding sulfated surface glycoprotein 185-like: MCLLFAYVSFLWEHLSVNGSSSDISKAMTSDPPAVTTTEAVTSKPAAAPTLSATAETSSSGRTQSLPETSTIPTLDLRNPLPPPLTPPPPPPPAPDIPDLPLPSPPVFPLPLPSSKPSSSSSPPSPPSPPPADSPQRPTTLNLKTLPRPSVRENGCPPPGLDEDEDERKMLEEDLKKCIEDFKKIRMPKVFPDRKRHWQRDLLKKYNA, translated from the exons ATGTGCTTGTTATTCGCATACGTTTCATTTTTATGGGAACACTTGTCGGTGAATG gGAGTTCATCAGATATTTCCAAGGCAATGACCTCTGACCCCCCAGCAGTGACTACCACTGAAGCAGTGACCTCTAAACCCGCTGCCGCACCTACACTGTCAGCCACAGCAGAAACCAGCAGCAGTGGCCGAACCCAAAGCCTTCCTGAAACCAGCACCATCCCAACACTGGACCTCCGAAACCCGCTTCCTCCTCCCCTAACACctcccccacctcctcctcctgcgcCAGACATACCCGACCTTCCACTGCCATCACCCCCGGTCTTCCCCCTTCCTCTGCCTTCATCCAAACCTTCTTCGTCATCCagtcctccttctcctccatcGCCGCCTCCCGCTGACAGCCCCCAGCGTCCTACCACGCTCAACCTAAAGACGCTTCCACGTCCCAGTGTCAGGGAGAACGGCTGCCCCCCGCCTGGGCtggatgaggatgaggatgagagGAAAATGCTGGAGGAGGATCTGAAGAAATGCATCGAGGACTTTAAAAAGATCCGCATGCCCAAAGTTTTTCCAGATCGCAAGAGGCACTGGCAAAGGGACTTGCTAAAGAAGTACAATGCATAG